The genome window AGCAACACGAATCCAGTAAAAAATGCTAATTTTGAGAGAGGAACTGTTGAAAAAGCCATTGGACCCTACAAACTTAGATTACGCAGTGTTCCAATGAACAATGATGctgttaaatatattgagaATAATGCTGATATTATAAAAGACTTTTTGACAACtgattatattcaaaatcatGAAGGTGAAACGAAACTGACGAAGCAAGATTTTATTACTAAGTTGAAATCAATTCTAAAGTCTGGAAATTCAGAGATTGACATTTGGGATAATCTGGAATCagaaattgttttatttggTCCAAAGAGAattggtaataatattttgatgtCGAAgaacaatttattaaatagtCCATTTTTGATAACTGATGGGgcttttgaattttctgATTCAGTTATCAACGGATTCCAAAATTCTGTGAATGAAGGCCCATTAGCCAATGAAGTTGTTCAAGGTATGTGTGTGATTAtagaagatatatataaaatgtctgatgaagaaattgcaTCGATTGAGGACCCAACATACCAAAAGGAAAATGTAGATTTATCGGGGAGATTGATTAACGTTACAAGAGATACAATTCACACTAGTTTCTTAGATTGGTCTGCAAGACTAATGTGGGCTATGTACTCATGTGATATCCAAACATCTGTCGAAGTATTGGGTAAAGTTTACGCAGTTGTTCAACAGAGACGTGGTAAAATCGTTTctgaagaattaaaagaagGTACTCCATTTTTCCAAATCGAGGCCCATATTCCAGTTGTTAACGCCTTTGGTTTTAGTGAAGATATCCGTAAAAAGACATCTGGTGCAGCACAACCGCAATTAGTTTTTCTAGGATATGaatcaattgatattgatCCATTCTGGGTGCCTACAACGGAGAAAGAATTAGAGGAATTGGGTGATACAGCTGACAAAGAAAATCTTGCCCGTAAGCATATGATCcaaattagaaaaagaaaaggtTTGTTTGTTGATGAGAAGGTTATTACTAATGCCGAGAAACAACGTACTTTAAAGCGTAATTAGAACATGTAcctcaaatatattatatcataTGTGAGTATGTATCTACAATACAAGAATGTTGACGGTAAGAGGTTACTTTCCAGTAGTAGTCGTTGGTAGTGATCAGTCCCATATATTGTAGAAAATTGTAAAGCTGATAGAAATTTCACTGTACATATTGCAATGATTTTGTAATTCATATAAGATGTTTAGTAAACTAACAACTCCCTTTAGACACATATCAGTATATATAATCACAcccatatatattaaagaagCCTGTGATTAAAGTTGGAAAAATATAGGAAAGGGGCTTTCTAAGAGTAATAGAAAAGATAGAACGTAAATAATCTAAGAGATACCCGATGGCGAACTCTAATATAAACGATACGTCCATAGAATTAATATCACAAGATGGACCACTTCCgatgaatataatgatgCAAGAAGGTGTAAAAGcattaacaaaaatattatcagaCCATTTACAGGATGGAACTtcttttgaagatgattCAAGATCGATGCAAGTAGTATTCAAAAACATGCAAGGCGTAATAAACGAGTCTACAAATGATTCTGAATCTAAAAAGATAATAGAATTAGAAAACGAAGATAAATCAGTGAGTACAGAACAGTTTGTAATAAGGAATCAGCAGAATAAGGCAGACAGTGAGGAATATGTTTCAGATCCCGATTTACACCTGAACGGTGATGATGGTGAACTCGTATTTGACTATGGAAGCGAAATAATAACTGATAATCCAGAAGAATTAGGAGAAAGACTTTCACAAATGATAGAGTCCGTAATACCCAATGGCTTTCCAAAGGATAAAGGTGGAATGTTGCATGCTGTTTTAAATGGCGATGAGTTAAAAATCACCGAAGAAGATTCTACAAACACAACATCATATCTTGATAATTATGATACCCCAAATAACATTGAGGGTAATTAccaaagaaatataaatccCAGTGAACATTTAGACAAAGTTGATGCCTCAATATCTCATATACATAAAACACATCATAATCATGGTTACGACAGTTATAATAATCAATCATCAAACCGtgtaaaatataaaaactaCAATTACCatgattataaatattatcccataaatgaaaagaaacaatCAACGCCAGACTTCTCCGTTCTACTGAGCAATGAAGCACATTTATGCATGTTTTGTGAGTATTATATGGTGTTTGGCGAACCACctaaaaatatgataaaatGGTATAACAAAATTCATGGATACAATTGTGTCTCGCCgcattcaaaaaattaaagttgCATAAGAGTAAATATACTATGCTCATCATACATACCTATTAAAAAACCATAAGGTAAAAACGTTGTGAAACCAGACCTCTAAACACAAGGTCAATCTAGCATGTTTTAAATCGAAAAATTAAGAcattagaatatatattatgaaTTTTATCGCATGTCCTTTTAGACTACACTATTTCACAACGTTTGAACCCAGTAAAGTAAATATCTAGAAACATACAACAATACGTAAGTAGAATACTTTATAAGTTTTCCATAAATACAATCTTACAGTATATCATCTATCAATTTTCACATATTAGGTAAGAGCCagcatttttatattttgctGGGTTCCGTATATTTCCTTCCGAAGGTGGAAATGTTACTGGATcttcaaaatgaaaagcGAGCTGGTCTAAATATTAACATTTCGGAAACGGATCTTAATAAAAACGACGGTAAAAGAGACAAATGGATTTGAGACGTTTTTTCCACTCAATTCGATAGATAGATgcttttaaatatttatgtaAGTTAATATTAGATTAAAGTAAATAAGCATTCTCAGAATTCCGCAAACTGTCTATGCTGTTCCTAGGCTAGTATATCTGGTTTTGTTTACGtttctttaaaaacaaaaacaaagagAAATGCCAAGCTAATGTTCCGAGCTTAATACATATCTTTTAATCGTCGATTCCATGTATTTGTTCTAGTCATATGtgtataataaaatttagGGTAGAATTAGAGCACTCGTTGGattcatttttgtttaCATGTTGTTTGTTTTCATTGACCAGCAACTGCGAACTCAGTTGAACGTTTCAAGGTTTCTTCCTCACAGGtatagtaaaatattttgacaATTGCTTTTACTTAGGAGAAAGCTCACTACATCTCAACCATTTCAAATTCCAAAAGAAATAtcgaaaataaaaagtatataaGGGTACCCttcatttcatttaatacaacaaaataatgtttCCGATTTaatctttatatttattacttCAAAgtaaaaagatatatattgatCCAAATAGAAacatattataatttcaaGTATTTCAATACTAACAAGATTTCAAAAGTACATCCATAGCAGGTAGCATAGCTGTTTTAACACTTTTTTACAcataaaatcaatttagCAACTTTTCCAACTAATTACACTCTTTACAGAATTTTAaccatttttttatttaactaaACTTAAGTCcttcctttaatttttgaattatctCCAACTAATTACAAAGTCActctttcaattttttaacaaattattattatatcaatcAAAAATGAACTCCACAAATAACTTTATTAtcacaattttttttactttattattatcctTTACTCATGCTGCTGACGATGTTCGTTTTTTCACTTCCGATGGTGTTGTTTACAGTTATGCTGTCGTTACTAGTACTATTAGACCTGCTACCGTTGTAGTCGAAACTTTATACTACACAACTACGCGTGTTCATGAGGTTACCTTAAGTAACAACGTTGTTACTTCCGTAACAGAAGAAATTACTTCTGCTTCCACTTCGTCTGCTACTTCCTTTTTAGCAACTACCACTTCTTCTCCAACTGCCACTACCATTGCCGCTGTTCAAAGTTCTTCCATTCAATTAGCtccagaagaagaatttgtTGCTTCTACTGTCGATGCGCAAACGTCTTCTGGGAGACTCACAACTACTTTAATGCCAGTTTCTTCCAATGAAGGAGAGAGCCAGCAAGCTTCAACTAGTTCCACTTCCGTTATAAGTTCGATTCAATTATTGACTGTTGAAAGTGCTACACAACAGGCTGTTCCTTCTTCTACTTCAAGTTCTTCCCCAACTACTTCCTCTGTTCCATCCAGTACTCTAGAAAGTGCCACTGTCACCTCTCCTGCTTCCGATGTTTGCGATGATTTATACTATTCCACTTATTACATAACATCTTCTGGTGAATCTATTGATGCTGCTACAACTATAACAAGTACTAA of Tetrapisispora phaffii CBS 4417 chromosome 6, complete genome contains these proteins:
- the IBD2 gene encoding Ibd2p (similar to Saccharomyces cerevisiae IBD2 (YNL164C); ancestral locus Anc_2.91), translated to MANSNINDTSIELISQDGPLPMNIMMQEGVKALTKILSDHLQDGTSFEDDSRSMQVVFKNMQGVINESTNDSESKKIIELENEDKSVSTEQFVIRNQQNKADSEEYVSDPDLHLNGDDGELVFDYGSEIITDNPEELGERLSQMIESVIPNGFPKDKGGMLHAVLNGDELKITEEDSTNTTSYLDNYDTPNNIEGNYQRNINPSEHLDKVDASISHIHKTHHNHGYDSYNNQSSNRVKYKNYNYHDYKYYPINEKKQSTPDFSVLLSNEAHLCMFCEYYMVFGEPPKNMIKWYNKIHGYNCVSPHSKN
- the DSE2 gene encoding Dse2p (similar to Saccharomyces cerevisiae DSE2 (YHR143W); ancestral locus Anc_2.90), which codes for MNSTNNFIITIFFTLLLSFTHAADDVRFFTSDGVVYSYAVVTSTIRPATVVVETLYYTTTRVHEVTLSNNVVTSVTEEITSASTSSATSFLATTTSSPTATTIAAVQSSSIQLAPEEEFVASTVDAQTSSGRLTTTLMPVSSNEGESQQASTSSTSVISSIQLLTVESATQQAVPSSTSSSSPTTSSVPSSTLESATVTSPASDVCDDLYYSTYYITSSGESIDAATTITSTKTTYVTVNV